In Flammeovirgaceae bacterium, the sequence AAGATTTATGTGTGTTATCGAAGTAAATGCCGTAGCAGAGACCATTGTGAATACCCATATAAAAAGGAGTGGAGCAATACAGCGGGTCGGAGCCTGCATGGTAACCGTAGGCATCGGTATTCCAGTTCTGATAGCCACTTCCTCTTCGATCGAGCGGACCTGTTTTTTCACCAAGACCGACAAAGCGTTCACCGGGTTGTAGTTTCTTATAAGTTGTAACCTGCTCGCCATTCCAGCAGGTGCCCAGCGGATCATCTTCGTTAATAACCTGTTGTGCCGGTGTAAGAAATGCAAATCCTGAATTTTGCTTTCGGATATTTACCGTTAACGCTTGAGTTCGAAGGGAAATGAGGTTTTCATCTTCCATTACGGAGAACTCAGTGTTTTCGGGATGCGCAATAACGGCATACGAAAAATCTTCAAACTGCTTTTCGGTTGTACAGGTGATACGGATAACAGAACCCGAGAACAACTGTACTTTTACCAGCGCCTCGTTGGTATAAAAAGTAATGCCATCGTGTTGCTTTGTCCATTCTTTCAGATTTCCTAATGAACGGGTTGCAGTTTTAAAACGGCTCATGCTTGCAGATAAAGTTCGGCAACCAATATAAATGGAAAATACCGCAATGCCTGAATGGAATTTAGTGAACTACACAGCAAACGTTTTCGAAGGAGGGAGTCAGGCTTTTTTACGCAAAGAGGATTCTCTTACTATTAAGCGGGTTTTAAGTATCCGGGTTTCGGGTGGGACAACGGCATTTTCTTTTCCTTGCTTTTCAATCTGCCGGATGAGCAGTTTGGCTGCCTCCTGCCCCATTTCGAAACCGGGTTGATCAACCGATGAGAGGGGAGGGTCCATCAATGCGCTGAAGAACCAGTTGCTGAACCCGACTACGGCAACATCATCAGGAATTTTTAATCCACTTTGTTTAATAGCCTGCATGGCGCCCATAGCCAGCAGGTCGTTGTTGGCAAAAATAGCATCGGGCCGTGGGTTAAATTTCAATAATTTTTCAGCAGCTGCTTTACCTTCGTCCAACGAACCGGTCGGACAAATGATAATCAGTGATTCATCAGCGGGCAGCCCATTTTCGGTAAGTGCATCGAGGTAACCCTTTTTACGGTCTTCGGCAATGGCCAGGCCGGGGGCTGATTCGAGGTGTGCTATGCGCTTGCATCCTTGTTTAATAAGGTGAAGAACCGCCTCATGTGCGCCCACGTAATCATCAACAATAACTTTGCTGGTGTTTGGATTGGTGTACATCCGGTCAAAAAATACAATGGGAACTTCTTTGGCCAGGATGGACTCAATGTGTTCATAGTTTTTGGTTTCGCGCGAGATGGAGATGAGCATGCCGTCAACACGGCTGTTAAAGAGGGCTTTCAGGTCGGTGGCTTCGCGTTCAAACGATTCATTGGATTGGGTGAGGATGACGTTGTAACCTGCTTCGTAAGCCACCGATTCGATGCCACTGATTACGGTTGAGAAGAAGAAGTGCACAATTTCCGGAATGACAACGCCTACGGTATTCGTTTTACTTTGGCGAAGGCTCAACGCTACGATGTTGGGCTGGTAGTTAAGTTTTTCGGCCAGTTCGTTAACGGCTTTTTTTGTGTCAGGGCTGATGTCGGGGTGGTCTTTTAATGCACGGCTCACCGTGGAGGGCGAAATGCCCAGTTCGCGGGCGATGTCTTTAATGGTAACCTGATTGAACTTCATACAGCTAAGGTAAGCAATCAATGCAACATGTTGCACAAACGTTTGAAAATCATTTTGAAAGAGATTTTTTCAATACCCCCGTTCACAGGCAGGTTTTATTTTTACAGATGCCGTGAATGATTGTGATTGTATTTTATTTTTAAGCGGTGCAAGTAAATTGAAGTTGAATGATTCGGAACATACTTTTTATTACGGTATTAATCTTTTTAGTCTTTACTGTAAATGGTAAAGAAGCAATTAACCCCACAATTACTCCCGTTTTCTTTACACCATCAACCACCATTACCGTTACGTACGATGTTACAGGTACCCCACTTGCTAATTTAACCACAGCGTATATCTGGGTGTGGATTCCCGGTAAAAACACCAATGCCATCTATAACATTAACCCGGCAAATGCCACGGCAGCACCTGCCATGTTTACCAAAAACCTGGTTGGCGGACGGACCTTATTTTCAATTACATTTACCCCATCAGCATTTTTTTCAGGCAGTATTGCTGCCGAAACTTCCATCGGCATGTTGCTTAAAGGCCCTGACTGGAGTAATGGCCAGACAACCGATTACATTGCCAATTTTTGGGATGGCAATTTTAAAGTTCAACTTACCTCTCCGCAACAACAACCCCTCTTTGTATCAAATCTTGACATAATTCATATTGAGGCACAAACACCTGTTGTTGCAACCTTTCAACTCTTTGTTAATGGTAATCTGGTTAACTCGCAATCGGGAATTACGGTCTATTCGTACGATCATCAGGTTACTGAAGTGGCGGGCGGCAGCACGGTAGCGGTAGTAGCCCAGGCGGGTGCTGCATCAGACAACGCCTCCTTTCAGTACCTCATTTCAACGAGTAGTCCCGTACAACCCAGGCCAAGTGGTGTAAGGCCCGGAATCAATTACCAGCCAGATAATACGCGGGCTATTCTTTGCTTGTGGGCCCCGGGCAAAAACTCAGTTTATGCCTTTGGTGATTTCAGTAACTGGCAAGTGCTGCCGGAACATTTAATGTTTCGGGATGGCGAGTATTTCTGGATTGAATTAACCGGACTACAACCTCAGCAGGAATATGGTTACCAGTACCTGGTTAATGAACAACTTAAACTGGCCGACCCGTTTGCTGATAAAATTCTTGACCCGCTTGATCAGTATATCTCACCATCAGTTTATCCGGCTCTTAAACCTTATCCGGTTCAGGCGCTTAATTCAGCTGACTATTTTAATCGTGTTTCTGTTTTTCAAACAGGTCAGGTACCATTTACCTGGCAGATCAGCAATTTTCAAAAACCTGCCAAAGAGAACCTTGTTATTTATGAAGTTCTGCTTCGTGATTATTTCTCAAGCCAACACCGAACATACCAAAGCCTGCTCGATACGCTGTCGTACCTGAAGCGCCTGGGCGTTAACGCAATTGAGTTAATGCCCATTATGGAATTTAATGGGAATGAGGGGTGGGGCTATAACCCTACCTTTATGTTTGCACCTGACAAATACTATGGGCCCAAAGAAAAGTTAAAGGAACTGGTTGATGCCTGCCATGCTAATGGAATGGCTGTAATACTGGACATTGCTTTAAATCATCAGGATATTCCTAACCCGATGGTGCTGCTTGATTTTGATTTTTCCACTTTCAGGCCAACAGCACAAAACCGTTGGTTTTTTACTCAAGCCAGGCATCCGTTTAATGTCTTCTATGACATGAACCACGGCAGCACCTACACGCAACAGTACGTGGATACGGTTAATTACTACTGGCTTAAAGAGTATAAAATTGACGGTTTCCGGTTTGACCTTTCCAAGGGTTTTAGCACAACTAATTACTGCACAACCCCAAACTGCGATACCGGGGGGGAAGTTGCGGCCTGGAGCGGGTATGATGCAACCCGCATTGCTTTATTGAAGCGGATGGCTGATAAAATCTGGAGTCACTCTCCGGATGCCTATATCATTCTTGAACATCTGGGCTCAAATACCGAAGAAAAGGAGTTGGCAGAATACCGATACAGCGAAGGCAAAGGAATGTTGCTGTGGGGTAATATGAATCATGCCTATAGCCAGATTAGCATGGGCTACGGCTCCGATGCTGATATCAGCGGAGTTTATTATAAAAACCGTTCGTGGGAAACACCGGGTTTGGTGGCTTATATGGAGAGTCACGATGAGGAAAGAATCATGTACAGAAATTTGACAAATGGTAATTCGGCCTCGGGATACTCTGTGCGCAATCTCAGTACGGCATTAAACCGGATAAAGGCCGCGTCATTACTGTTCTATACCGTGCCCGGTCCGAAAATGCTCTGGCAATTTGGTGAGCTGGGTTATGATTTCAGCATCAACCAGTGCGTAGGTGGATCGGTTAGTTCAAATTGCAGGTTAGATCCCAAGCCGGTTGTGTGGGATTATTACAATCAGCCCTCCAGGCAATCGCTGTTTTATTACACGGCCGATCTCATACGTTTGAAGAAAACGTATGATGTTTTTCAGTCGGGTAATTTATTAATGACTACCGGCAACTCCTTAGTTAAGCAAATAATTCTTCGCAATGAGCCTTATACAGCTGCCCCCACATCAGCTGATGACATGAACGTAGTTATTGTAGCTAATTTTGATGTTGTACCTGTAACGACCAATATATCCTTTCCACACACCGGTGTTTGGTTTGACTATTATTCCTATGGAATGCCCATCACGATTTCATCAACCTCTACCAGTTTTACTCTGGCACCCGGTCAGTATCGGCTTTTTACCGATGTTGAAATTGAAAACGGCATCGTGACCGGGATTGACCGCACCGCTTGGGAGCCTCTGGTGCTGGATGTTTTTCCAAATCCATTCATCAACAGATTAAATTTGAAAACCGATATGCTGGTTGATAAGGCCTGCCTGATAAACATAACCGGTACACGTTTTTGTTTAACAAAGATTTCCGATACAGAGTGGCTTGTACCCGCCCTGGCTGGTGGTGTGTATATTCTGGAACTTGGCCTGCGCAACCGGATTGTTCATGTAAAAGTTGTTAAAGAGTAACACCTGCATGGAGGCTTGTATTTTTGATTTAGATGGGGTTATTGTTGATACCGCCCGTTTTCATTTTTTAGCATGGAAACGCCTCGCTTCAAAGTTGGGAATTGAGCTTACCGAGCAGTACAACGAAAAGTTAAAGGGGGTAAGCAGGCTTGATTCCTTGAATTTTATACTTGAGTTAAAAAAAATTAAACTGACCGAGGATGAGAAAATGCAACTGGCCGAAAAAAAGAATGCCAGGTTTGTTGAATATATTCATGCGATGAATCCCCGCGATATTTACCCCGGTGTTCCCGAGTTGCTTTCCGAATTAAAATCCGTAAAAATAAAAGTCGGGCTTGCCAGCAGTAGCAAAAATGCTCATTTGGTTTTGGCTCAACTCGGAATTTCCGATCAGTTTGAGGTAATCGTTGACGGAACAATGATTACCCACACAAAACCTCACCCCGAGATTTTTTTAAAGACAGCCGCCCTGCTTACTACGCCACCGGCAAAGTGCCTGGTTATTGAAGATGCTGCAGCCGGGGTTGCCGCTGCCAAAGCAGCCGGTATGAGCTGTATAGGAATTGGCGAGAAGTCGGTTTTAAATCAAGCCGATCTCGTGGTTAATAATATTGCTGAACTATCATTAACGGTGCTTAACCAACTTATGCAACATAGATAATGTAGCAATGAAACAGTATTTAAAGCATGATCCGTGGCAAATTATTGAAGAGGGGTTTAATCCGCATGTCAATAAGGTTTCTGAAAGTATCTTCAGCATTGGTAACGGGCACATGGGCCAGCGGGGTAATTTTGAAGAAGCCTATTCAGGCGAAAGCCTGCAAGGCACCTATGTGGCTGGTGTATATTATCCTGATAAAACACGGGTAGGCTGGTGGAAGAACGGGTATCCTGAGTACTTCGCCAAAGTGTTAAATGCACCGAGATGGATTGGCATTGGGGTAAACATCGAAAAACACGAGTTGGATTTGGCAACAGCCCGCGTTGAATCATTTTATCGCATACTTGATATGCGAACAGGCTTGTTAACCCGGCAGTTTGTTGTGATGCTGCCTGACGGTAAGAAGTTGGAAGTTGAAAGCAAGCGGTTTTGCAGCATGGCCCAGGGCGAAGTGGGCGCAATTTCGTACACACTCCGGGCAGTAAACTTTTCGGGCGTGGCCCAACTTACCCTGGATGTTGATGCCGATGTAATTAATCAGGATTCAAACTACCAGGAGAAATTCTGGGATGAAGTCTCTAAAGATTCATATCACCAACGCGTTATAGTAACCGCCCAAACAAAGAAAACACAATTTCAGGTTGCTACCGGAATGAGTTACCGGGTTCAGTCGGGCGGTAAACCTATTGAGCCACGGAACATGCAGGTTATCCAGCGCGAGAAATACGCAGCTCATGTTTTTGAGGTTGAGCTTCAGCAGGATAAGGCCGTTACTATTTACAAATATGCGGCAGTACTATCTTCCCTTAATCATCCGCAGGAAAAGTTAACGGAGCGGTGCCAGGCCATATTGGATGGTGCCTTGCAAGCCGGTTTTGATGACCTTTTTCAGGCCCATGCGCACACCTGGCAGCGTAAATGGGAGGAGTGTGATATTACCATTGAAGGAGACGTAGCTGCACAGCAGGGAATACGGTTTAACATTTTTCAACTAACCCAAACCTATACGGGCAACGATGAACGCCTGAATATTGGGCCTAAAGGATTTACGGGCGAGAAGTACGGAGGCAGCACATATTGGGATACCGAAGCGTATTGCATCCCCTTTTTTTTAGGAACTGCCCCGCCACGGGTTGCCCGGAATCTGTTGATATACCGGTACAAACACCTTGCCAGGGCTATTGAAAATGCGGGCAAACTGGGGTTCACAGGGGGTGCGGCACTTTATCCAATGGTAACCATGAATGGTGAGGAATGTCATAATGAATGGGAGATAACCTTTGAAGAGATTCATCGAAACGGAGCGATTGCCTATGCCATTTACGATTACGTTCGCTATACCGGTGATGAAGGCTACCTGGCCGACTATGGCCTCGAAGTTTTGATCGGGATTGCACGGTTCTGGTCGCAACGGATTAACTGGTCGGAGGATAAAAAGAAATACGTGATGTTGGGCGTTACCGGTCCTAACGAGTATGAAAACAATGTAAACAACAACTGGTATACGAATTATATTGCTGTTTGGACCTTGCGGTACACCATAGAGGTACTCAATCACGTTAAAGTCACGGCAGCCGACAAATGGAAGGCTCTGCAAAATAAAGTAGCATTTTCTGAAACCGCTGAACCGGCCCGATGGAATGACATTGTGGCCAATATGTATTTTCCTTACGACAAAACCAGAGAAATATTTCTTCAGCAGGATGGGTTTCTGGATAAAGAATTGATTCCGGTAAGTGCCCTTGCCGAGCAGGATCGGCCGCTTAATCAAAAATGGTCGTGGGATCGTATCCTTCGCTCGTGCTTTATTAAACAGGCCGATGTGTTGCAAGGACTGTATTTTTTTGAAGAGCAGTTTACTTTGGAAGAAATAAAACGCAATTTTGATTTCTATGAGCCGATGACTGTTCACGAGTCTTCGCTTTCGCCATGCGTACATTCAATATTGGCTTCCCGTTTAGGTTATTATGATAAAGCGTATGAAATGTACCTCCGCACCAGCCGGCTTGACCTTGACGATTACAACAACGACACCGAGGATGGCTGCCACATTACCAGCATGGCAGGTACATGGATGAGCATTGTAAAAGGTTTTGGCGGAATGCGGGTGCAGGATGGAAACCTTCACTTAAAACCGTTTCTCCCACAGCAGTGGAAGTCGTATTCCTTCCGGTTGGAGTTCCAAAACCGGATAATTAAAGTAACAATTACAAAGGCAGGAACAGATGTTAAACTTATTGCGGGTAACGATTTAAGCATAATTGTTAATGGCATTGAGCGAAAACTCATGCTAAACTGATTTGTGTTTAAGCCGGGCAATTTTGCAAACGTTTGCGGGTACGTTTCCGAAAAAAATCGGTGTGAAATCTGTATTAATAGCCGATTAACTTTTTTATTTTTATTCAATTAAACCTCAACCTATGATAAAGTTTCTACCAAAGATTACTGCATTCTTTGTTTCTGTTGGACTCATCGTCAGCGGGTGCGACAACGGTAATGCGGATGTCACAATTTTTGACTCACCACCGGAAGTAACCGTTAGTAAACCCAACTCGGTTACCTCTAACGTTAACTTTACAATGAAATTGCGGTTTCGTGACGGAGCCGATCCCAGCATTTCAAGTTCTCCGTTAAGTTCTGCAACGTGGGAAATTACCCTGGGTCCTACAGTTATTCAAAGCGGCTCACTTGATCTGTCAGGTGTTTTACAGGATGTGGATGTTCCGGTTACAGCCTTAGCTATTGGTACACCCTCTGATGATATCAACACCTACAACCTTTACAACTTGCGGGTAATTGCCGAGGACCAGAATGCCAACAAGGATACCGTAGATGTTCCATTCCGCGTGGTTGGAACCGTTGGTATTATTGGTGATGCTACCCCCGGTGGTTGGGGAGCAAGCACCGCAATGACGCGCGATGCATCAGACCCTGATTTGTACAAAATTACCAACGTTGTTCTCACCTCCGGTGAGGCAAAGTTTCGCGCAGATAACTTCTGGGGAATTAACTGGGGTGCGGCTGCCTTTCCAAGCGGCACCGGTACATTTAATGGTGCAAATATTTCGGGTATTACACCGGGCACCTACGATGTTACCCTTAATGTCTCTACAGGTGCTTACAATTTTGTGAAAAAGTAATTAGCCTAACCAAACCCTACTTATGATAAAGTTTTACCAGTCCATACGCTGTTGCCTGGTTGTTATGATGGCAGCGGCATCAGTCAGTGCATTTGCACAACGAATAAACGTAACGGGACGTGTCACCTCATCCGATGATGGCTCCGCGCTACCGGGAGTTAATATTTTAGAAAAAGGAACCAACAACGGAACAATAACCAATGCCAATGGTGACTTCTCCATATCAGTTGCCGAGAACGCCACCCTTGTTGTTTCTTTTGTTGGTTATGCCACTCAGGAAGTAGCAGTAGGTGCTCAAAGTGTAATTAATATCTCATTGAATGCTGATATTACAGCGCTGGAGGAGGTAGTAGTAATAGGTTATGGTTCGCAGGAACGCAAAGAGATTAATAGTGCAGTTGCCAGCGTTTCTGCCAAAGATTTTAACCGCGGTAACGTTACAAGCCCCACGCAATTGTTAACCGGAAAAGTGGCCGGCTTGTCCGTTTCGAGGGCCGGTGGCGATCCGAACCAGGCACAAACCCTTCGGTTACGGGGTATTACCACGTTTGGTGCGAACTCCGAACCACTTATTGTTATTGACGGTATAGTCGGTGCGAGCCTGGATAACGTTGATCCTAATGACATTGCTTCAATTGATGTTTTGAAGGATGGTTCAGCGGCCGCCATCTACGGTACACGAGGTTCCAGCGGTGTAATCATGATTACAACCAAATCGGGTAAAGCAGGCCGGGGTAACTATACCAATGTAGAATACAATGGATTTGTTTCCGTTGATAACGTAGCCAACAAAATAACGGTTTTAGGCCCATCCGAATTTGTTGCCCGGGGCGGCCAGGATTTCGGTTCACAAACCAATTGGTTTAATGAATTAACCCAAACCGGGTATTCCTATACCAACAACTTAACGGTTTCGGGTGGTACCAATGCCGGTACAACCTATTCGGCTTCCGTAAATTATCGGAATAACGATGGCATTGTAAAGGGGGTTAACTTTCAGCGGTGGAATACCCGATTGGCACTTGGGCAGGAAGCTATGAATGGCAAATTGCGATTTAATTTTGCAGTTGCCTATAACGACAGAAAGCAAGAAAGTATTAACATGGCCGCTTTCCGGTATGCCGTTATTTATAACCCGACAGCACCTATTTTTGATAATGATGAAACGGATGTTGATGGGGGCTATTTTCAGCGCGACCTGTTTGATTTCTTTAACCCAATTGCATTAAGCAGGCAGCAGCAGTTTGTTGGTGAGCGAAAAAATACGCTGCTAAATTATAGCGCAGAATATGACATAATTCAGGATCTTACCGCTAAAATCAATTTTGCCCAGACTCGCGAAACTGGTTTAGATGGTGCCTTCTGGAGTATCTATGACAAGGCCGAAGGTGCAGGAACCCATGGTTCGGCAAGGCGCAGTACCTACGATAATACGAATGACCTGTTGGAGTTTACCCTCAAGTACAACCGCAAATTCGGCACCGATTTGAATAGTGAATTCTTGTTGGGTACGGCCTCGCAGAAGAGAACCTTCGAAGGGTATGCTGTTCGCGTAAAACAGTTTTTGTATGACTACACCTCGTTCTACAACCTCTCATTCGCTTCCAATCGCGAAGGGGTTAACACAGAAGCTTCAGGCTACCGTTCGGAGGACGTACTTTTATCAACTTTCGGTAGAGCAAACTTTAATTATAAAAATACCTACTTCTTCTCAGCAACGGTTCGGGCCGAATCGTTTAGTGGATTTGGTGAGAATGAAAAGACCGGTATTTTTCCGGCAGCCAGTGCCGGTGTTCAACTCAGCGAGTTATTTGATTTAGGCCCTGTAAGTAACCTGAAGTTCCGGCTATCGTACGGTGTTACAGGTGCCTTGCCTCCCTTCTCCGATTTAGCGCTCCCTGTACTTGTTCCTGGAGGTACGGTTGATTTTGACGGAGACCCCTCTACTGATGATGACCAGTTTGTTATCGCCAACCAGGCCCGCGATCCCAACCCGACTTTAAAATGGGAGGAAAAGACAGAAATTAACGTGGGTGTTGATTTTGGTTTCTTCGGCAACCGCCTTACCGGTGCTATTGAGTACTACACCAGAAACATCGATGATCTGCTGTTTTCTGTTTCCATCCCAACCGGGGCGCCCAATCCGTTTGACCCAAGTCAACCGGCTAACGTAGCAGGTAATGCCTGGGCTAATATCGGGCAGATTAAATCAGCGGGTTTTGAGTTCACAGCATCGTATAACGACATACCCATTGGTCCGGTAAAATGGACGCCCAGCCTGAACTTTACTATTTATGACAAACCGGTTATCGAATCGTTTAGCGTAGGCGACTTGGGTTTTGGTGAGATTCGCCTTGCAACTCCAGGTTCGCCCGGACAGAACAACAACGAAATTATACGAAACATTGCCGGCCGGCCACTGGGCGATATGTACGGACCGGTATTCCGTGGGATTGATGAAAATGGCAACTATGTGTTAAGCACCACCGACCCTGATGAGTTTGTAGTGGTAGGTAATGGTTTGCCCGATGGTGAATTTGGGTTTACCAACACGTTTACGTATAAAAACTGGGATTTAAACTTCCTGCTGCGGGGTGTATTTGGTCACGATTTGTATAACTCGTACAGAGGATTCTATGAAAACCGCGATGCGGCCTCCAATACATGGAACAGCGTTGTAACCGATAAAACCCCGTTTGTTACCCAATCACCTACCTTCAGTTCGCTGTTTGTTGAGGATGCTACTTACCTGCGGCTGGATAACGCAACTATCGGGTACAACTTGTCAGCTAAAAACCCTGTCTTTTCAAGAGCCAGAATCTACCTGAGCGGGCAGAATTTGTTTACCATTACTGACTACACCGGAATTGACCCTGAGGTACGTTATTTTGACACAGAAAACGGTAACACGTTCACCACTAACCTTGCCCCAGGGTTAGAACGCAGGAATACCTACTTTACCACCCGAACCTTTACATTTGGAGTTACATTGACCTTAAAATAATACACCGATGAACAGCAGAATAATTAAAATACTGACAACGGCCATTGTGCTGGTAGCATTAGGTGCCTGCGAGGCCCCCGATCAGGAGTTGTTTAGTGTTATACCAAAGGAAATTCAGGATAATACTACTGATCCTACTGCTTTGAAGGCGATTGCTCAAAGCGCTTACGTTCCGCTGATCGGAACCTGGGGTGGTCACAATTCACTGTGGTCAATGCACGAGGTTTCTTCCGATGAGATGGTTATCGCCCAAAAGGGTGCTGACTGGGAAGATGGCGGGCAATGGATCCGTATGCACCGCCACCAGTTTAATCCAAGTGAACAATCCATTGGTAACGGCTGGAATTATTGTTATTCCGCAATTGGCCAACTCAATAACCTGTTGAAAACGTATGGAAGCAACCCGTTGTTGCGTTCTGAACTGGAGTGCGTTCGGGCCTTGGTTTATTTGTGGCTAATTGATGCTTATGGTAATGTGCCCATTGTTACTGAAACTTCAACCGATCCAACTCCGCCAACCAATACAAGGCAAGAAGTTTTTAATTTCATTGAAACGAGTATTCTTGATAATATCGATAACCTCCGTCAGGAGAAGACTTACGCATCAATGAACTACTATGTTGCCCAAACGATACTGGCCAAGTTATACCTGAATGCGCAGGTTTATACCGGCACCGCTAAGTTTACAGAAGCCGCAGCAGCCGCAAATGAAGTCATCACCAGCGGGTTGTACTCATTAGAAGCGAATTATCTCGATAATTTTAAAACGAATAACTCGGGTTCTAATGAGAACATATTTGTTATCAACTATGATGAAAATAACGGAGGTGGATTTAACCTTGGTCAAATGACAGGGCATTACCTTACCCAGCAGACATTTAACTTACAGCAGCAACCCTGGAATGGGTACGCCACCCTTGAAGATTTTTATAATTCTTATGCATCAAATGATACGCGCAGAGGCAGTTTTCTGGTAGGACCTCAGTTTTCGTCCACCGGTGTTCGTTTGAAGGATTTAAGCGCTGAACCAGGTGATCCGGATGGCCAGGATCTGACCTTTACTCCTGAAATCAATGAGTTGGCGCCCAACAGTTTTCGGCAGGCGGGTGCACGGGTTGGCAAGTGGGAGTTCCGCCTGGGTGCTGGCCCCAACTTAAGCAATGATTTTCCGATTTTCCGTTATTCTGATGTATTGCTGATGCGTGCAGAAGCCCTGTGGAGGTTGAATCCTGCCAGTACAGAAGCGCTTAATCTGGTAAACCAGGTACGGGCCCGTGCGCAAATTAACCCACTGGGTGCTTTAACGGCTGATGACCTGCTTGCTGAACGTGGCCGGGAAATGTTTGCTGAAGGCTACAGACGCTCCGACCTTATTCGCTTCGGGAAGTTTAATGATGCATGGTGGGAGAAACCCGCTTCAGCGGCATTCAGGAATTTATTCCCGATACCACAAGGACAACTCCTGGTTAACCCTGACCTTGTACAAAATCCCGGGTATTGATTTCATAGGTTATAACTATTTGTTTCGAAGAAAGCGTCAAATTCTGACGCTTTCTTGTTTTATTGTACATTAGTTAGCTAATTGGTG encodes:
- a CDS encoding SusC/RagA family TonB-linked outer membrane protein, with translation MIKFYQSIRCCLVVMMAAASVSAFAQRINVTGRVTSSDDGSALPGVNILEKGTNNGTITNANGDFSISVAENATLVVSFVGYATQEVAVGAQSVINISLNADITALEEVVVIGYGSQERKEINSAVASVSAKDFNRGNVTSPTQLLTGKVAGLSVSRAGGDPNQAQTLRLRGITTFGANSEPLIVIDGIVGASLDNVDPNDIASIDVLKDGSAAAIYGTRGSSGVIMITTKSGKAGRGNYTNVEYNGFVSVDNVANKITVLGPSEFVARGGQDFGSQTNWFNELTQTGYSYTNNLTVSGGTNAGTTYSASVNYRNNDGIVKGVNFQRWNTRLALGQEAMNGKLRFNFAVAYNDRKQESINMAAFRYAVIYNPTAPIFDNDETDVDGGYFQRDLFDFFNPIALSRQQQFVGERKNTLLNYSAEYDIIQDLTAKINFAQTRETGLDGAFWSIYDKAEGAGTHGSARRSTYDNTNDLLEFTLKYNRKFGTDLNSEFLLGTASQKRTFEGYAVRVKQFLYDYTSFYNLSFASNREGVNTEASGYRSEDVLLSTFGRANFNYKNTYFFSATVRAESFSGFGENEKTGIFPAASAGVQLSELFDLGPVSNLKFRLSYGVTGALPPFSDLALPVLVPGGTVDFDGDPSTDDDQFVIANQARDPNPTLKWEEKTEINVGVDFGFFGNRLTGAIEYYTRNIDDLLFSVSIPTGAPNPFDPSQPANVAGNAWANIGQIKSAGFEFTASYNDIPIGPVKWTPSLNFTIYDKPVIESFSVGDLGFGEIRLATPGSPGQNNNEIIRNIAGRPLGDMYGPVFRGIDENGNYVLSTTDPDEFVVVGNGLPDGEFGFTNTFTYKNWDLNFLLRGVFGHDLYNSYRGFYENRDAASNTWNSVVTDKTPFVTQSPTFSSLFVEDATYLRLDNATIGYNLSAKNPVFSRARIYLSGQNLFTITDYTGIDPEVRYFDTENGNTFTTNLAPGLERRNTYFTTRTFTFGVTLTLK
- a CDS encoding RagB/SusD family nutrient uptake outer membrane protein, with translation MNSRIIKILTTAIVLVALGACEAPDQELFSVIPKEIQDNTTDPTALKAIAQSAYVPLIGTWGGHNSLWSMHEVSSDEMVIAQKGADWEDGGQWIRMHRHQFNPSEQSIGNGWNYCYSAIGQLNNLLKTYGSNPLLRSELECVRALVYLWLIDAYGNVPIVTETSTDPTPPTNTRQEVFNFIETSILDNIDNLRQEKTYASMNYYVAQTILAKLYLNAQVYTGTAKFTEAAAAANEVITSGLYSLEANYLDNFKTNNSGSNENIFVINYDENNGGGFNLGQMTGHYLTQQTFNLQQQPWNGYATLEDFYNSYASNDTRRGSFLVGPQFSSTGVRLKDLSAEPGDPDGQDLTFTPEINELAPNSFRQAGARVGKWEFRLGAGPNLSNDFPIFRYSDVLLMRAEALWRLNPASTEALNLVNQVRARAQINPLGALTADDLLAERGREMFAEGYRRSDLIRFGKFNDAWWEKPASAAFRNLFPIPQGQLLVNPDLVQNPGY